The Chelatococcus sp. HY11 nucleotide sequence CCCTGGTAAATCAAGAGCATTTCGGAGGTCGTGACGTGACAAGATCTGCGAAGCAGATGCATCTGCTGGCAATGTGGCACCCGCCGGGCTCCCACTGGGCTGGCTGGCGGATGCCGAATGCTATACAGGGAACTGAGACGACATTTGAGCACTATGTCGATGTGGCCCAACGCGCCGAACGCGCGAAAATGGATGCATTGTTCTTTGCTGACGTAGCCGTTGTCACTTCCGTTGATCTCCTGGAGAAAGGTGACCCGAAGGCGGGGCTTTATGCTCACGCGCGCTCGATTGAGCCGATGACACTTCTGCCGGCATTGGCGACGCTTACGTCGCGTATTGGCCTCGTCGCGACCGGTACGACAACGTACAATGAGCCCTACACTCTCGCGCGACGCTTCGCGGCTATCGATCAGATCAGTAAGGGGCGCGCCGGATGGAATTTGGTGACTTCGCAGTTCGAAGCGGAAGCGCTCAATTTCGGCTTCGAGGCGCATATGCCACATGCGCAACGTTATGAACGCGCCAGCGAATTCTATGATGTTGTCACGGGTCTTTGGGATAGCTGGACCGCCGACGCGGGCATTGAGGACAAAGAAGCGGCGATGTTCTTCGACGCTGACAAGGTGCGGCTCCTCAATCACAAAGGTAAGTTCTTCAAGGTGCGCGGGCCACTCAATGAGGCAAGGTCACCGCAGGGGCGCCCGATCATCTCGCAAGCCGGCTCTTCCGGACCGGGAATGGAGCTCGCGGCCCGCAGCGCAGATGTGGTTTTCACCGCCCAGTCGGAATTTGGCGAGGCGAAGACATTCTATGATGATCTGCGGGCACAGGTCGTAACGCAGGGCCGCGCAGCCGATGACATAAAAATCATGCCTGGTCTTCTTCCCATTGTCGGCCGCACCGAGCAGGAGGCCGAGGAGCACTATCTTGAGCTGCAGTCCCTCATCACGGACGAGCAGGCGCTGCGTTCGATGCACCGGATTCTTGCCGGTGTCGACCTGACAAAGTATCCGCTTGATGGTCCCCTGCCAGACCTGCCCATCACGAATGGCGCTCAAGCGCGGCAACGGCGCCTTATTGAGATGGCGCGTCGCGAGAATCTCAGCATTCGGCAATTGGGTCGACGTTACGCTGAATCCCGCTCGCATCACCTTGTTTGGGGAACACCCCAGAAAATTGCCGATGTCATGGAAGACTGGTTCGTCCGCGAGGCATGCGATGGTTACTGCGTCGTGTTCCCGTATTACCCGCGCGGGGTGACCGATTTCTTCGACCTTGTCGTACCAGAGCTCCAGAGGAGAGGGCTTTTCCGCAAGGAGTATGAGGGTAAGACCTTGCGGGAGCACTTCGGCTTGTCGTTACCAAAAAGCCAGTTCGATAAGCAAAGCCACTAAGATAATTGCCGAAAAATCGGCGCTTCCGGGGAACTGTTTAATGATGCTGAGACGGACGTTCCTTCAATCCACGCTCTCTGCAGTCACCTTGGCGAGCAGTGGCCTCCTCGCCACGCGCACCGCCTTGGCGCAGAGCAGTCCAGCCGACATGGTCGAAGCCGCGAAACGCGAGGGAAAGCTCACCTATTATTCCTCGACAAATCCCGTCTTATCCAAGCAGCTTGTCGACAGGTTCAACGCCGCCTTTCCCGGTATCACGGTCGATATCGTGCGTCTGGCGACCGGGCCCCTGTCCC carries:
- a CDS encoding LLM class flavin-dependent oxidoreductase — encoded protein: MHLLAMWHPPGSHWAGWRMPNAIQGTETTFEHYVDVAQRAERAKMDALFFADVAVVTSVDLLEKGDPKAGLYAHARSIEPMTLLPALATLTSRIGLVATGTTTYNEPYTLARRFAAIDQISKGRAGWNLVTSQFEAEALNFGFEAHMPHAQRYERASEFYDVVTGLWDSWTADAGIEDKEAAMFFDADKVRLLNHKGKFFKVRGPLNEARSPQGRPIISQAGSSGPGMELAARSADVVFTAQSEFGEAKTFYDDLRAQVVTQGRAADDIKIMPGLLPIVGRTEQEAEEHYLELQSLITDEQALRSMHRILAGVDLTKYPLDGPLPDLPITNGAQARQRRLIEMARRENLSIRQLGRRYAESRSHHLVWGTPQKIADVMEDWFVREACDGYCVVFPYYPRGVTDFFDLVVPELQRRGLFRKEYEGKTLREHFGLSLPKSQFDKQSH